A DNA window from Bombus vancouverensis nearcticus unplaced genomic scaffold, iyBomVanc1_principal scaffold0139, whole genome shotgun sequence contains the following coding sequences:
- the LOC143305105 gene encoding uncharacterized protein LOC143305105 isoform X2, translating into MLHHLPRSFPQHHLILRYALDTYYGCLQSSYICGHNGFRHLCCSTNSAMLPYWLLYMVFRKPRSITYFARKPSRMMITCSQGFCYLYYSTNSVTLPFDLSTI; encoded by the exons atgttgcatcacttacctagatcattcccacaacatcatctgattcttcgatatgccttggatacttactacggttgtcttcaatcgtcttatatctgtggccataatg gtttccgccatctgtgttgttcgacgaacagtgccatgcttccata ctggctgttgtacatggtgtttcgcaaaccgagatccataacctattttgcacgtaaaccttctcgtatgatgattacttgttcacaag gtttttgctatctgtattattcgaccaacagtgtcacacttccttttgatttatccacaatatag
- the LOC143305105 gene encoding uncharacterized protein LOC143305105 isoform X1: MCIMHCVCDRYCVLQNPLLHVRYNNITILRRLIHNKISFYFQLIYLNYFLTTFYTYQLFYFFLLICDIHACTLPCMVINCSRGFRHLCCSTNSAMLPYWLLYMVFRKPRSITYFARKPSRMMITCSQGFCYLYYSTNSVTLPFDLSTI, translated from the exons atgtgtataatgcattgtgtgtgcgaccgctattgtgtattacaaaatccacttctacatgttagatataataatataacaatactacgtagattaatacataataagatatccttttactttcaattaatctatcttaattattttctaaccactttctacacttatcagctattttatttcttcttgttaatctgcgacattcatgcatgtacactaccttgtatggtgattaattgttcacgag gtttccgccatctgtgttgttcgacgaacagtgccatgcttccata ctggctgttgtacatggtgtttcgcaaaccgagatccataacctattttgcacgtaaaccttctcgtatgatgattacttgttcacaag gtttttgctatctgtattattcgaccaacagtgtcacacttccttttgatttatccacaatatag